In a genomic window of Cytobacillus sp. FSL H8-0458:
- a CDS encoding exodeoxyribonuclease III has translation MKLVSWNVNGIRACVKKGFTDYFKEVDADIFCIQESKLQEGQIDLILDGYHQYWNYALKKGYSGTAVFTKKEPISVRYGLGDDETEPEGRILTLEYEGFYLVNVYTPNSKRDLARLPYRLEWEERIREYLLELDGFKPVIMCGDLNVAHNEIDLKNAKSNRGNSGFTDEERDRMTRLLGSGFVDAFRHKYPEAEGAYTWWSYMAKVRERNIGWRIDYFIVSEKLKEKIIDSQIHCDIMGSDHCPVALELDI, from the coding sequence ATGAAACTCGTATCATGGAATGTGAATGGCATTAGGGCCTGTGTGAAAAAAGGCTTCACAGATTACTTCAAAGAGGTGGATGCAGACATCTTTTGCATCCAGGAGTCCAAATTGCAGGAGGGACAGATTGATCTCATCCTGGATGGCTATCACCAATATTGGAATTATGCTCTGAAAAAAGGGTATTCTGGGACAGCTGTTTTTACGAAAAAAGAGCCGATTTCTGTCCGCTACGGGTTGGGCGATGATGAAACAGAACCTGAAGGCAGAATTCTCACGCTTGAGTATGAAGGCTTTTATCTCGTGAATGTCTATACGCCGAATTCGAAGCGGGATCTGGCCCGCCTACCATACCGTCTGGAATGGGAAGAGCGGATTCGGGAGTATTTACTTGAGCTGGATGGGTTTAAGCCTGTTATTATGTGCGGTGACTTAAATGTAGCCCATAATGAAATAGATTTAAAGAATGCAAAATCCAATCGCGGAAATTCCGGGTTTACAGATGAAGAACGGGACAGAATGACCAGATTGCTTGGTTCCGGGTTTGTTGATGCCTTCCGCCATAAATACCCTGAAGCCGAAGGAGCCTATACATGGTGGTCGTATATGGCAAAAGTAAGGGAGCGGAATATCGGCTGGCGGATCGATTATTTTATTGTGTCAGAAAAGCTTAAGGAAAAAATAATAGATTCACAAATTCATTGCGACATTATGGGCAGCGACCATTGCCCGGTAGCCCTTGAACTGGATATATAG
- a CDS encoding DMT family transporter: MQWLKVFIAAFFEVFWVIGLKHADDPLSWAGTIISIAVSFYLMIMAGRVLPVGTVYAVFVGMGTAGTVLSEIIFFGEPLKLSKIILVLVLLLGVLGLKLVTNEDESIGAESS, translated from the coding sequence ATGCAGTGGCTAAAGGTATTTATTGCTGCATTTTTTGAAGTGTTTTGGGTCATTGGCTTAAAGCATGCGGATGATCCATTATCATGGGCAGGGACCATCATAAGCATCGCTGTCAGTTTTTATCTGATGATCATGGCGGGCAGGGTGCTGCCGGTGGGGACCGTTTATGCTGTCTTTGTTGGCATGGGCACCGCCGGTACAGTACTATCTGAAATTATATTTTTCGGAGAACCTTTGAAATTATCTAAAATCATTCTAGTTCTTGTTTTATTATTAGGAGTACTTGGCTTAAAGCTGGTGACAAACGAGGACGAATCAATAGGAGCTGAAAGTTCATGA
- a CDS encoding DMT family transporter has translation MSWLYLILAGVFEMTGVTMINSWHQKRNWQSLLLLIGGFGASFLFLSLAMRELPMGTAYAVWTGIGAAGGAILGMILYGEPKDAKRIFFIVMVLSAAIGLKLVS, from the coding sequence ATGAGCTGGCTGTATCTGATTCTTGCTGGGGTTTTTGAAATGACAGGTGTCACCATGATTAACAGCTGGCATCAAAAAAGGAACTGGCAATCCTTACTTCTGCTTATTGGCGGATTTGGCGCCAGCTTCCTGTTCCTGTCTCTGGCCATGAGGGAACTGCCGATGGGCACGGCTTATGCCGTCTGGACCGGAATCGGCGCAGCAGGAGGTGCGATCCTTGGCATGATCCTGTACGGAGAACCGAAAGATGCCAAACGGATATTCTTTATTGTAATGGTGTTAAGTGCGGCAATTGGACTAAAACTTGTGTCTTGA
- a CDS encoding DUF302 domain-containing protein, protein MNFAYTVESEKSIEEAITALETHLKDEKFGVLWTFDIKVKLEEKGFHLEEEFKVLEVCNPQEAERVLKEDKIVGYFLPCKIVVYKESGKTKIGLPRPSVLMSMMESQNLKEMASDIEKRLIACLDKSV, encoded by the coding sequence ATGAATTTTGCTTATACAGTTGAATCAGAGAAATCCATTGAAGAAGCAATTACAGCGTTGGAAACACATTTAAAAGATGAAAAGTTTGGTGTGCTATGGACTTTTGATATTAAAGTGAAGCTAGAGGAGAAGGGCTTTCATCTGGAGGAAGAATTTAAGGTACTTGAAGTTTGTAATCCCCAGGAGGCTGAGAGAGTACTGAAAGAAGATAAAATCGTTGGCTATTTTCTCCCCTGTAAAATCGTTGTGTATAAAGAAAGCGGCAAAACAAAGATAGGATTGCCGAGGCCAAGTGTGTTAATGAGCATGATGGAAAGTCAGAACCTTAAAGAAATGGCATCAGATATTGAGAAGCGCCTGATTGCCTGCCTGGATAAATCAGTTTAA
- a CDS encoding HIT family protein, translating to MTHLENCPFCSPHKDPHQNIIFENSTCYFLQHDKEQCVLEGCGVIVPKAHQADAFFLTAEEWKDTYELLQKAKDYLDKKYAPDGYTLGWNVGEASNQSILHSHLHVIPRYNNEPHAGKGLRHWLKQPANKR from the coding sequence ATGACGCATTTGGAAAATTGTCCTTTTTGCAGTCCGCATAAGGATCCACACCAGAATATCATTTTTGAAAACAGCACTTGTTATTTTCTTCAGCACGATAAAGAACAGTGCGTTTTGGAGGGCTGTGGGGTCATTGTGCCAAAAGCTCATCAAGCAGATGCCTTTTTCTTAACGGCTGAAGAGTGGAAGGATACATATGAACTTCTTCAAAAAGCGAAGGATTATTTGGATAAAAAGTATGCACCCGATGGGTATACTCTTGGATGGAATGTTGGTGAAGCTTCCAATCAATCCATTCTTCACAGCCATCTGCACGTCATACCCAGATATAATAATGAACCACACGCAGGAAAAGGGCTCAGGCATTGGCTGAAGCAGCCTGCTAATAAAAGATGA
- a CDS encoding AI-2E family transporter, with translation METIKSLFNNNGFKRFVIFGIIVLALYLSRSMINLILITFIFSFLMDRLVKLVLSRFKLNRKLTVVTLYIGIIGLLSIGIIKYLPLIVTEISQLFKQVESFYTQKHDNIVITYIVQMLERNEVTKYLEQGFAFLLQYFSDISHIAIQVLLSLILSLFFLLEKPKLTEFTLKFKYSKMAAFYNEISYFGSKFVQTFGKVIEAQVVIATVNCILTTLALWIMDFPHLMGLSILIFLLGLIPVAGVIISLVPLCTIAYSLGGFIQVFYILLLIMVIHAIEAYILNPKLMSSKTDLPVFYTFIVLIFSEHFFGVWGLIVGIPVFVFLLDVLEVKSNPPQIQ, from the coding sequence TTGGAAACGATTAAATCACTTTTTAATAATAACGGCTTTAAAAGATTCGTCATTTTTGGAATTATAGTTCTGGCTCTTTACCTGTCGAGAAGCATGATTAATTTAATCCTGATTACTTTTATTTTTTCTTTCTTGATGGATAGGCTCGTGAAACTGGTCCTATCGAGATTTAAACTGAATAGAAAACTGACAGTCGTAACCCTTTATATAGGAATTATCGGCCTGCTTTCTATCGGGATTATTAAGTATCTTCCTTTAATAGTAACTGAAATTTCTCAGCTGTTTAAGCAGGTTGAAAGCTTTTATACTCAGAAGCATGACAATATTGTCATCACTTACATTGTGCAAATGCTTGAAAGAAATGAAGTTACGAAGTATCTCGAACAGGGCTTTGCGTTCCTGCTTCAATATTTTTCCGATATTAGCCATATTGCAATTCAAGTATTGCTGTCGCTTATCCTTAGTTTGTTCTTCCTGCTTGAAAAGCCTAAACTGACAGAGTTTACTTTAAAATTCAAATACAGCAAAATGGCTGCCTTTTATAATGAGATTTCCTATTTCGGAAGTAAGTTCGTGCAAACATTTGGAAAAGTTATTGAAGCGCAGGTGGTAATTGCCACAGTAAATTGTATCCTGACAACACTTGCCCTCTGGATCATGGATTTCCCTCACCTGATGGGCTTGTCTATACTTATTTTCCTTCTTGGTCTGATCCCGGTAGCAGGCGTGATTATTTCCCTGGTTCCTTTATGTACAATTGCCTATTCACTAGGCGGCTTCATCCAGGTGTTTTATATCCTCCTGTTAATTATGGTGATCCATGCGATTGAAGCCTATATTTTAAACCCGAAGCTTATGTCTTCCAAAACGGATTTGCCGGTATTTTATACGTTCATTGTTCTGATTTTCTCTGAGCATTTCTTCGGTGTCTGGGGATTGATTGTCGGTATACCGGTATTTGTGTTTCTTTTGGATGTACTTGAAGTCAAAAGCAATCCGCCGCAAATACAATAA
- a CDS encoding SDR family oxidoreductase, translating into MNTKYAVITGCSSGFGILMAIELAKNDFQVLATMRNLDKSKILMEKADKEGVLAQICIHELDVTSSASIKNLKSRLLQLPSVDVLINNAGFAGAGFAEEIPLDEYREQFETNVFGTIAVTQAVLPFMREQGSGTIINISSISGRVGFPGLSPYAASKFAVEGWSESLRLEVKPFGVNVVLIEPGSFRTGIWTTGKKIAEPSLKKESPYYPYMTKIQRYLDQGKPFYEDPIIVAKKAVDIISEKEPALRYPVGKGVRTRIRLKNLLSWKAWEKIIFKALYKD; encoded by the coding sequence CTGAATACGAAATACGCAGTCATTACCGGCTGTTCCAGCGGGTTTGGAATATTAATGGCCATTGAGCTGGCAAAGAATGATTTTCAAGTTCTTGCAACAATGAGGAACTTGGATAAAAGCAAAATATTAATGGAGAAAGCTGATAAAGAAGGAGTACTTGCTCAGATTTGCATTCACGAATTGGATGTCACTTCATCAGCATCTATTAAAAATCTAAAAAGCCGGCTCCTGCAATTGCCTTCAGTTGATGTTTTAATTAATAATGCAGGCTTCGCAGGAGCAGGATTTGCAGAAGAAATCCCGCTGGATGAGTATAGAGAACAGTTTGAAACAAATGTCTTTGGAACCATCGCCGTGACTCAGGCAGTTCTGCCATTTATGCGGGAACAGGGATCGGGAACCATCATAAATATCAGCTCCATCAGCGGAAGAGTAGGTTTTCCGGGCTTATCGCCATATGCCGCTTCAAAATTTGCGGTAGAAGGCTGGAGTGAATCACTTAGGCTTGAAGTCAAGCCATTTGGAGTAAATGTGGTGCTGATTGAGCCAGGATCTTTCAGGACAGGCATTTGGACAACAGGGAAGAAGATAGCTGAACCCTCCTTGAAAAAAGAATCGCCTTATTACCCGTATATGACAAAAATTCAGAGGTACCTTGATCAGGGGAAGCCATTTTATGAAGATCCAATCATCGTTGCTAAAAAAGCTGTGGACATTATCAGTGAAAAAGAACCTGCACTCAGATACCCAGTAGGAAAAGGTGTCCGAACAAGAATTCGCCTGAAAAACCTTCTGAGCTGGAAAGCGTGGGAGAAAATCATATTCAAGGCACTTTATAAAGATTAA
- a CDS encoding metallophosphoesterase: MKKGMKKYTITLLSFIALLLVWNQTEAEVSGPPTIHLRVMETTDLHGNMIGYNYEDRRKTVEFGLSRTASLIKQARNESPNSLLFDNGDILEGNGLDEYAYRSHPLDMANVHPVFKAMNTLLYDAATVGNHEFNYGIDFMEESLRGANFPYVNANIYVEDSNQLEEDDLNYFNPYTIIEKEVTDTAGEKHKLNVGVIGFITPIVAEWNKEYFRGNLKVKNIKETAEHFIPVMKSKGADIIVALAHTGIQSDKGLEEKKGNSVQALSKVKGIDAILFGHSHSVFPVKDELQQVPGIDLKTGTINGTAAVQAGYWGNHLGLIDLKIVLEDGEWKVKSSLSSIRPVYRTIKNKKKEVIPSDPLIEQIMKKDHQDALDFLKHKK, translated from the coding sequence ATGAAAAAGGGAATGAAAAAATATACTATCACGCTGTTATCATTCATAGCCCTGCTGCTTGTCTGGAACCAGACGGAAGCTGAAGTATCCGGACCGCCAACCATCCATCTGCGCGTAATGGAAACCACTGATTTGCATGGAAACATGATTGGTTATAATTACGAAGATCGCAGGAAAACAGTGGAATTTGGGCTTTCCAGGACGGCCAGCCTGATTAAACAGGCAAGAAATGAGTCTCCTAACTCCCTTCTATTCGATAATGGGGACATTCTTGAAGGCAATGGACTTGATGAATATGCCTATAGAAGCCATCCGCTTGACATGGCTAATGTCCATCCTGTTTTTAAAGCCATGAATACGCTGCTTTATGATGCTGCAACAGTGGGAAATCATGAATTTAATTACGGAATTGATTTTATGGAAGAAAGCCTCAGGGGAGCCAACTTTCCTTATGTGAATGCAAATATTTATGTGGAAGACAGCAATCAGCTTGAAGAAGATGACCTAAATTATTTTAACCCCTACACCATCATAGAGAAAGAAGTGACAGATACAGCTGGAGAAAAGCATAAGCTGAATGTCGGAGTCATCGGCTTTATTACTCCTATTGTTGCGGAGTGGAATAAAGAGTATTTTCGGGGGAACCTTAAAGTGAAAAATATAAAAGAAACGGCAGAGCACTTTATCCCTGTGATGAAAAGCAAAGGGGCGGATATCATTGTGGCCCTTGCACATACCGGCATCCAATCCGATAAAGGGCTGGAGGAGAAAAAGGGCAATTCAGTTCAGGCACTCAGCAAAGTTAAAGGAATAGATGCCATTTTATTCGGACACAGCCACTCTGTTTTCCCTGTCAAAGATGAGCTGCAACAGGTGCCGGGAATCGACTTGAAGACAGGGACCATAAATGGAACAGCTGCTGTTCAGGCTGGCTACTGGGGCAATCATCTCGGCCTCATCGATTTAAAAATAGTCTTGGAGGATGGAGAATGGAAAGTAAAAAGCAGTCTATCCTCCATCAGGCCAGTTTATCGCACTATCAAAAATAAAAAGAAGGAAGTCATCCCGTCTGACCCATTAATAGAGCAGATTATGAAAAAAGATCATCAAGATGCACTGGATTTTTTAAAACACAAAAAGTAA
- a CDS encoding putative hydro-lyase, which translates to MNSPSLLNADEARKLIRSGEWDKPTAGMANGYIQANLAILPQDLAFEFLLFSQRNPKSCPIIDVTEPGSPVPMLSAPNADIRTDLPKYRVYKNGVLSDELSDITSYWDDDMVAFLIGCSFTFEEALLKNNIPIRHIEENRNVPMFKTNIECVKAGRFEGPMVVSMRPMTEKEAIRAVQVTSRFPSVHGAPVHIGNPEAIGINNIHQPDFGDAVTIKDGEVPVFWACGVTPQAVAMHVKPEIMITHAPGHMFITNLKNEEFSVL; encoded by the coding sequence ATGAACTCCCCTTCTCTATTGAATGCTGATGAGGCGCGCAAATTAATCCGCAGCGGTGAGTGGGATAAGCCGACAGCTGGAATGGCAAACGGCTACATTCAGGCCAATCTTGCCATATTGCCACAGGATCTGGCTTTTGAGTTTCTCCTTTTCAGCCAAAGGAATCCGAAATCCTGCCCAATCATCGATGTGACAGAACCTGGGTCTCCTGTGCCAATGCTGTCAGCTCCAAATGCTGACATCAGAACCGATTTGCCCAAATACAGGGTATATAAAAATGGTGTTCTCTCTGATGAGCTTTCTGACATCACTTCTTATTGGGATGATGATATGGTGGCCTTTCTGATCGGATGCAGTTTTACCTTTGAAGAAGCACTGCTTAAAAATAATATTCCTATCCGCCATATTGAGGAAAACCGGAATGTCCCGATGTTTAAAACCAATATTGAGTGTGTGAAGGCAGGCCGGTTTGAAGGGCCAATGGTCGTGAGTATGCGGCCGATGACAGAGAAGGAAGCCATTCGGGCTGTACAAGTGACAAGCCGCTTCCCTTCTGTCCATGGGGCCCCGGTCCATATTGGTAACCCTGAAGCAATCGGCATAAATAATATACATCAGCCCGATTTTGGCGATGCCGTGACGATTAAAGATGGAGAGGTACCTGTCTTTTGGGCCTGCGGCGTCACTCCTCAGGCAGTTGCCATGCATGTGAAGCCGGAAATTATGATTACACATGCACCGGGACATATGTTTATCACTAATTTAAAAAATGAAGAGTTTTCGGTTTTATAG